In the genome of Actinomadura graeca, one region contains:
- the pafA gene encoding Pup--protein ligase: protein MDRRIFGLENEYGVTCTFRGQRRLSPDEVARYLFRRVVSWGRSSNVFLRNGARLYLDVGSHPEYSTPECDSVIDLVTHDKAGERILEGLLVDAEQRLREEGIAGDIHLFKNNTDSADNSYGCHENYCVSRQGEFGRLADVLIPYLVSRQIVCGAGKVLQTPRGAVYCVSQRAEHIWEGVSSATTRSRPIINTRDEPHGDAERFRRLHVIVGDSNMSETTMLLKVGATDLVLRMIEAGVVMRDLTLENPIRAIREVSHDTTGRRKVRLANGREASSLEIQEEYFGKAKDFVDRHGGDAVALRVLELWERTLRAVGTGDLDLVAREIDWVTKYQLIERYRHKYDLPLSSPRVAQLDLTYHDVHRDRGLYYLLEKRGSVERVSRDLDIFEAKSVPPQTTRARLRGEFIRRAQEKRRDFTVDWVHLKLNDQAQRTVLCKDPFRSVDERVDKLIADM, encoded by the coding sequence GTGGACAGACGCATCTTCGGGCTTGAGAACGAGTACGGCGTCACCTGCACCTTCCGTGGCCAGCGGCGGCTGTCACCTGATGAGGTGGCGCGCTACCTGTTCCGGCGGGTGGTGTCGTGGGGCCGTAGCAGCAACGTGTTCCTGCGCAACGGCGCGCGGCTCTACCTGGACGTGGGCAGCCACCCCGAGTACTCCACGCCCGAATGCGACAGCGTCATCGACCTGGTGACACACGACAAGGCGGGCGAGCGGATCCTGGAGGGCCTGCTGGTCGACGCCGAGCAGCGGCTCCGCGAAGAGGGCATCGCCGGCGACATCCACCTGTTCAAGAACAACACCGACTCGGCCGACAACTCCTACGGCTGTCACGAGAACTACTGCGTCAGCCGCCAGGGCGAGTTCGGCCGCCTCGCGGACGTCCTGATCCCCTACCTGGTCTCCCGGCAGATCGTCTGCGGCGCCGGCAAGGTGCTCCAGACCCCGCGCGGGGCGGTGTACTGCGTGTCGCAGCGGGCCGAGCACATCTGGGAGGGCGTGTCGTCGGCGACGACCCGGTCCCGCCCGATCATCAACACCCGCGACGAGCCGCACGGCGACGCCGAGCGGTTCAGAAGGCTGCACGTGATCGTCGGCGACTCGAACATGAGCGAGACGACGATGCTGCTCAAGGTCGGCGCGACCGACCTGGTGCTGCGGATGATCGAGGCGGGCGTGGTGATGCGCGACCTCACGCTGGAGAACCCGATCCGGGCGATCCGGGAGGTCAGCCACGACACGACCGGACGGCGGAAGGTCCGGCTGGCCAACGGCCGCGAGGCCAGCTCGCTGGAGATCCAGGAGGAGTACTTCGGCAAGGCCAAGGACTTCGTCGACCGGCACGGCGGCGACGCCGTGGCGCTGCGCGTCCTGGAACTGTGGGAGCGGACCCTGCGCGCGGTGGGGACCGGCGACCTCGACCTGGTGGCCCGGGAGATCGACTGGGTGACCAAATACCAGCTCATCGAGCGCTACCGCCACAAGTACGACCTGCCGCTGTCCTCGCCGCGTGTGGCGCAGCTCGACCTGACCTACCACGACGTGCACCGCGACCGCGGTCTCTACTACCTGCTGGAGAAGCGCGGCTCGGTCGAGCGCGTGTCGCGGGACCTGGACATCTTCGAGGCCAAGTCGGTGCCGCCGCAGACCACCCGGGCCCGGCTGCGCGGCGAGTTCATCCGCAGGGCGCAGGAGAAGCGGCGCGACTTCACCGTCGACTGGGTCCACCTGAAGCTGAACGACCAGGCCCAGCGCACCGTCCTGTGCAAGGACCCGTTCCGCTCCGTCGACGAACGCGTCGACAAGCTCATCGCCGACATGTGA
- a CDS encoding RNA degradosome polyphosphate kinase translates to MTVNPGHLPRNDEVLPDDRFLDREESWLRFNQRVLELAEDPALPLLERVRFLSIFSSNLDEFFMVRVAGLARRMATGLAVQSASGRQPREVLERTAGVAHELMLRHAAAFRNEIRPALGKEGIDILRWDELAETEQERLRRLFRDRIYPVLTPLVVDSAHPFPYISGLSLNLAVIVRDPETDATMFARVKVPPLLPRFIEASPDRFTPLEDVIAAHLGQLFVGMEVVEHHAFRVTRNQDLEIDDDISEGLLQALERELLRRRFGPVVRLEVEESISEGVLELLTDELMVDEGQIYRVGGPLDLGGLAAIADLDRPELKYPPFVPSKEALPEDASIFTAIRERDVLVHHPYDSFTTTVQRLIEDAAADKRVLAIKQTLYRTSGDSPIVDALMSAAEAGKQVVVVVELKARFDERANIAWARKLETAGCHVVYGFVGLKTHCKLALIVRQDADGTLRRYCHIGTGNYHPKTARLYEDFGLLTADPEVGEDVSALFNHLTGYSRQSSYHRLLVAPHSLRSGLVQRIDHEIDNHRAGHSARIRIKCNSLVDEIVIDALYRASQAGVPVDVWVRGICALRPGVPGLSDTIRVRSVLGRFLEHSRVFAFENGGEPEVWIGSADLMHRNLDRRVEALVAVRDRAQRRELLTLLDTAMDEGTHAWTLAGDGTWTRGKPPPGETLLDIQSHLVRSRRWRTVDG, encoded by the coding sequence ATGACAGTCAATCCAGGACATCTCCCTCGTAACGATGAGGTGCTGCCCGACGACCGCTTCCTTGACCGGGAGGAGAGCTGGCTCAGGTTCAACCAGCGCGTCCTGGAGCTCGCCGAGGACCCGGCGCTGCCGCTGCTGGAACGCGTCCGGTTCCTCTCGATCTTCTCGAGCAACCTGGACGAGTTCTTCATGGTGCGGGTCGCCGGGCTCGCCCGCCGCATGGCGACCGGGCTCGCCGTCCAGTCCGCGAGCGGCCGGCAGCCGCGCGAGGTGCTGGAGCGCACCGCGGGCGTCGCGCACGAGCTGATGCTGCGGCACGCCGCCGCGTTCCGCAACGAGATCCGTCCCGCCCTCGGCAAGGAGGGCATCGACATCCTGCGCTGGGACGAGCTGGCCGAGACCGAGCAGGAGCGGCTGCGGCGGCTGTTCCGCGACCGAATCTACCCCGTGCTCACCCCGCTGGTCGTCGACTCCGCGCACCCCTTCCCCTACATCTCGGGGCTGTCGCTCAACCTCGCGGTGATCGTCCGTGACCCGGAGACGGACGCGACGATGTTCGCGCGGGTCAAGGTGCCGCCGCTGCTGCCGCGCTTCATCGAGGCGTCCCCCGACCGGTTCACCCCGCTGGAGGACGTGATCGCCGCGCATCTCGGCCAGCTGTTCGTCGGGATGGAGGTCGTCGAGCACCACGCGTTCCGCGTCACCCGCAACCAGGACCTGGAGATCGACGACGACATCAGCGAAGGGCTGCTCCAGGCGCTGGAGCGCGAGCTGCTGCGCCGCCGGTTCGGGCCCGTCGTCCGGCTGGAGGTCGAGGAGTCGATCTCCGAGGGCGTGCTGGAGCTGCTCACCGACGAGCTGATGGTGGACGAGGGCCAGATCTACCGCGTCGGCGGCCCCCTCGACCTCGGCGGCCTCGCGGCCATCGCGGACCTGGACCGCCCGGAACTGAAGTACCCCCCTTTCGTCCCCTCCAAGGAGGCCCTGCCGGAGGATGCGAGCATCTTCACCGCCATCCGTGAGCGGGACGTGCTCGTCCACCACCCCTACGACTCGTTCACCACGACCGTCCAGCGGCTGATCGAGGACGCCGCCGCAGACAAGCGCGTCCTGGCGATCAAGCAGACCCTCTACCGGACGAGCGGCGACTCCCCGATCGTCGACGCGCTGATGAGCGCCGCCGAGGCCGGCAAGCAGGTCGTCGTGGTCGTCGAGCTGAAGGCGCGCTTCGACGAGCGCGCCAACATCGCGTGGGCCCGCAAGCTGGAGACCGCCGGCTGCCACGTCGTCTACGGGTTCGTCGGGCTGAAGACGCACTGCAAGCTCGCGCTGATCGTCCGCCAGGACGCGGACGGCACCCTGCGCCGCTACTGCCACATCGGCACCGGCAACTACCATCCGAAGACCGCGCGGCTCTACGAGGACTTCGGCCTGCTCACCGCCGACCCCGAGGTCGGCGAGGACGTCAGCGCCCTGTTCAACCACCTCACCGGCTACTCGCGGCAGAGCTCCTACCACCGGCTGCTCGTCGCGCCGCACAGCCTGCGGTCCGGGCTCGTCCAGCGGATCGACCACGAGATCGACAACCACCGCGCCGGGCACTCCGCGCGGATCCGGATCAAGTGCAACTCGCTGGTGGACGAGATCGTGATCGACGCGCTCTACCGGGCGTCGCAGGCCGGTGTGCCGGTGGACGTCTGGGTGCGCGGCATCTGCGCGCTCCGTCCCGGCGTGCCCGGCCTGTCGGACACCATCCGGGTGCGCAGCGTCCTCGGCCGGTTCCTGGAGCACTCGCGGGTGTTCGCGTTCGAGAACGGCGGCGAGCCCGAAGTGTGGATCGGCAGCGCCGACCTGATGCACCGCAACCTCGACCGCCGCGTCGAGGCGCTCGTCGCGGTCCGCGACCGGGCCCAGCGGCGCGAGCTGCTCACCCTCCTCGACACCGCCATGGACGAGGGCACCCACGCCTGGACGCTCGCCGGAGACGGCACCTGGACGCGCGGCAAGCCGCCACCCGGCGAGACCCTCCTGGACATCCAGAGCCACCTGGTCCGGAGCCGGCGGTGGAGGACGGTCGATGGCTGA
- a CDS encoding pentapeptide repeat-containing protein, which translates to MTPHEPTQPPLTTVLWPRCTAVYGCTGRAVAEFGGCPAHLSPGDFDLFAEGIRPGADLDLRGVTVPAWLLDALLDALTGPDGRPHIGRTRFDGAVLPSHAVLHGACVEGDSSFDGACFLGGASFYDARFFGNVSFRGARFGGNVSFHAARFHRHASFEEAVFAGDALFGEAGWHADASFRNAVFIGAACFDRALFGRDAAMQAACFGGAVSFKRVQVTRHAHFERARFRRGLWLGPLVAGGRIGLADACAHAGLRVHATARQVSARGVTVRGAAEFRLRHADLDLERADVGETITVRSLPQPIAGLPEPAWTGPSAIRLRSLREVASGGLHLSDVDLRDCAFLGLRRPDLLRISGDCLFATLPVRRPWWSLSTTPDGGAAQRAPTERAAYMRVGPTRIGLRWRRHGRAVLAEDLARRSGDRTDRGSDRLDALYRELARATAGCGRHALARDFRYNAFEMRRHGEPDQWRRWALHILWLTSGYGLRAGRIMAWIAVLVALVCCGATYLRHGDHQSPVRPPHRQPTASPRRPLPTVIAKPALTGRHVTPPS; encoded by the coding sequence GTGACCCCTCACGAGCCTACGCAGCCGCCCCTGACCACGGTGCTCTGGCCGCGGTGCACGGCCGTCTACGGATGCACCGGCCGCGCCGTCGCGGAGTTCGGGGGCTGCCCGGCGCACCTCTCCCCCGGGGATTTCGATCTGTTCGCCGAGGGCATCCGTCCCGGCGCGGATCTGGACCTGCGGGGCGTCACCGTCCCGGCCTGGCTGCTGGACGCCTTACTCGACGCCCTGACCGGCCCGGACGGACGGCCCCACATCGGGCGGACGCGCTTCGACGGCGCCGTCCTCCCGTCCCATGCCGTTCTGCACGGTGCCTGTGTCGAGGGCGACAGCTCGTTCGACGGCGCGTGCTTCCTGGGCGGCGCCTCCTTCTACGACGCGCGCTTCTTCGGCAACGTCTCGTTCCGGGGCGCGCGCTTCGGCGGCAACGTGTCGTTCCATGCCGCGCGGTTCCACCGGCACGCCTCCTTCGAGGAGGCCGTGTTCGCCGGAGACGCGCTGTTCGGCGAGGCGGGCTGGCACGCCGACGCCTCCTTCCGCAACGCCGTGTTCATCGGCGCGGCCTGCTTCGACCGCGCGCTCTTCGGCCGGGACGCGGCGATGCAGGCGGCGTGCTTCGGCGGCGCCGTCTCCTTCAAACGCGTCCAGGTGACGCGCCATGCCCATTTCGAACGTGCCAGGTTCCGGCGGGGACTGTGGCTCGGCCCGCTGGTCGCCGGCGGGCGGATCGGCCTCGCGGACGCCTGCGCGCACGCCGGGCTGCGCGTCCACGCGACGGCACGGCAGGTGTCGGCCCGGGGCGTGACGGTGCGCGGCGCGGCGGAGTTCCGGCTCCGGCACGCCGACCTCGACCTGGAACGGGCCGACGTCGGCGAGACGATCACGGTCCGGTCACTGCCCCAGCCGATCGCGGGGCTGCCCGAACCCGCCTGGACCGGTCCATCGGCGATCCGGCTGCGGTCGCTGCGGGAGGTCGCCTCGGGCGGGCTGCACCTGTCGGACGTGGACCTCAGGGACTGCGCCTTCCTCGGGCTCCGGCGCCCCGATCTGCTGCGGATCTCCGGCGACTGCCTCTTCGCGACCCTGCCCGTCCGGCGGCCCTGGTGGTCTCTCTCCACCACCCCGGACGGCGGCGCCGCGCAGCGGGCCCCCACAGAGCGGGCCGCGTACATGCGCGTCGGCCCGACACGCATCGGGCTGCGGTGGCGCAGGCACGGCCGGGCCGTCCTCGCCGAGGACCTCGCCCGGCGCTCCGGCGACAGGACGGACCGCGGCTCCGACCGGCTGGATGCCCTCTACCGCGAGCTGGCACGTGCCACCGCCGGATGCGGCCGCCACGCCCTGGCACGGGACTTCCGCTACAACGCCTTCGAGATGCGCCGCCACGGCGAGCCCGACCAGTGGAGACGCTGGGCACTGCACATCCTCTGGCTGACCAGCGGATACGGGCTGCGCGCGGGGCGCATCATGGCCTGGATCGCGGTGCTCGTCGCGCTCGTCTGCTGCGGCGCCACCTACCTGCGGCACGGCGACCACCAGAGCCCGGTGCGCCCGCCCCACCGGCAGCCGACCGCCTCGCCCCGGCGGCCGCTTCCGACCGTCATCGCGAAGCCCGCATTAACCGGACGCCACGTCACGCCGCCCTCTTGA
- a CDS encoding CYTH and CHAD domain-containing protein, whose product MAVKHVEIEHKYDAVAEFVLPDLDGLPGVASVSEPVTHELHASYFDTRDLRLAAHGITLRRRRGGSDAGWHLKMPLGPDSKQELHAPLGRPRIVPPRLAALVAAYTRGAALDPVATLDTERTVVRLLDEDGGVLAEVADDLVTGRDVRVPDAVAAEAATADAVVLAVAAVTEQWREIEVELGDGTHELLKAVGKRLRRAGAKRAKSSSKLGRLLDGAIVPSEAKAARAATRARLVAATQNGKAPVVTTAETVMAYLAAQVEAVVEYDPKARMGEHDAVHRMRIAVRRIRSTLKSYRTVLDVDGTLGEELKWLAAALGEVRDLEVLRMRFEEKLDGAASAWMEDLARQERAAYRRLNIALKDARYFSLLDRLESLIAEPPLGKAAEKKARKELPVLVTKAWDRMAKQYATIAVAEDPDIARHDTRKAAKRARYAAEVAVPVLGVAARRVAKDAKRIQEVLGEYQDGIIAMEHLQTAGTRPRVAASDAFTLGVLYGKEQCAAEAARDRLDVTWSQTLGPSF is encoded by the coding sequence GTGGCCGTCAAGCATGTGGAGATCGAACATAAGTACGACGCCGTCGCCGAGTTCGTCCTGCCGGATCTGGACGGGCTGCCCGGGGTGGCGTCCGTGAGCGAGCCGGTGACGCACGAGCTGCACGCGAGCTACTTCGACACGCGGGATCTGCGGCTGGCCGCGCACGGGATCACACTGCGGCGGCGGAGGGGCGGGTCGGACGCGGGGTGGCATCTGAAGATGCCGCTGGGGCCGGACAGCAAGCAGGAGCTGCATGCGCCGCTGGGACGGCCCCGGATCGTCCCCCCGCGGCTGGCGGCGCTGGTGGCGGCGTACACGCGGGGCGCGGCGCTCGACCCGGTGGCGACGCTGGACACCGAGCGGACGGTGGTGCGGCTGCTGGACGAGGACGGCGGCGTCCTGGCCGAGGTCGCCGACGACCTGGTGACGGGGCGGGACGTCCGGGTGCCGGACGCCGTCGCGGCGGAGGCGGCGACGGCCGACGCGGTGGTCCTCGCCGTGGCCGCCGTGACCGAGCAGTGGCGGGAGATCGAGGTCGAGCTCGGCGACGGCACGCACGAGCTGCTGAAGGCCGTCGGGAAGCGGCTGCGGCGGGCGGGGGCGAAGCGGGCGAAGTCGTCGTCCAAGCTCGGGCGGCTGCTGGACGGGGCGATCGTCCCGTCTGAGGCGAAGGCGGCCAGGGCGGCGACGCGGGCGCGGCTGGTGGCGGCGACCCAGAACGGCAAGGCGCCCGTGGTGACGACGGCGGAGACCGTGATGGCCTACCTCGCCGCGCAGGTCGAGGCGGTCGTCGAGTACGACCCGAAGGCGCGGATGGGGGAGCACGACGCCGTCCACCGGATGCGGATCGCGGTGCGGAGGATCCGCAGCACGCTCAAGAGCTACCGGACCGTCCTGGACGTGGACGGCACGCTCGGCGAGGAGCTGAAGTGGCTCGCGGCGGCGCTGGGCGAGGTCCGCGACCTGGAGGTGCTGCGGATGCGCTTCGAGGAGAAGCTGGACGGCGCGGCGTCCGCGTGGATGGAGGATCTCGCGCGGCAGGAGCGCGCCGCCTACCGCAGGCTGAACATCGCCCTGAAGGACGCCCGGTACTTCTCGCTGCTGGACAGGCTGGAATCGCTGATCGCGGAGCCGCCGCTGGGGAAGGCCGCCGAGAAGAAGGCACGGAAGGAACTGCCGGTCCTCGTGACCAAGGCATGGGACCGGATGGCCAAGCAGTACGCGACCATCGCGGTGGCAGAGGACCCCGACATCGCGCGCCACGACACCCGGAAGGCCGCCAAGCGCGCGCGGTACGCCGCCGAGGTGGCCGTGCCCGTGCTAGGGGTGGCCGCGCGCAGGGTCGCCAAGGACGCCAAGCGGATCCAGGAGGTCCTCGGCGAATACCAGGACGGGATCATCGCGATGGAGCACCTCCAGACGGCCGGGACGCGCCCGCGCGTGGCCGCCTCCGACGCGTTCACCCTGGGTGTGCTCTATGGCAAGGAGCAGTGCGCGGCGGAGGCGGCGCGCGACCGGCTGGACGTCACCTGGTCGCAGACGCTCGGGCCGTCTTTCTGA
- a CDS encoding NUDIX hydrolase, whose amino-acid sequence MADTIHAAGAVLWRDGPEVGLIHRPRYDDWSFPKGKVDKGEHVLRAAVREIEEETGLVARLGRRLSTSGYQVGGRDKRVDYWSARPVAEAGFAPNDEVDRLVWLPAGEAGARLTYERDAELLQEFLRGPLRTWPLVILRHAEAGEKRQWREPDELRPLDERGRSEASALAGLLHSYGPARLISSATARCLETVLPYARLLRSPVVTDAAFTLGETGADRAMERALDLVADGTPTVVCTHGEVVSDLVTGLCKEMGETVPDDPGLRKGEFWVAHMDTSAVAALERHGPVRKTARASATR is encoded by the coding sequence ATGGCTGACACGATCCACGCCGCGGGGGCCGTCCTCTGGCGGGACGGCCCCGAAGTGGGGCTGATCCACCGTCCCCGGTACGACGACTGGTCCTTCCCCAAGGGCAAGGTCGACAAGGGCGAGCACGTGCTGCGCGCCGCCGTCCGCGAGATCGAGGAGGAGACCGGGCTCGTGGCCCGCCTCGGCCGCCGCCTGTCCACCAGCGGCTACCAGGTCGGCGGGCGCGACAAGCGCGTCGACTACTGGTCCGCGCGGCCCGTCGCCGAGGCCGGGTTCGCCCCCAACGACGAGGTGGACCGGCTCGTCTGGCTCCCCGCCGGGGAGGCGGGGGCCCGTCTCACCTACGAGCGCGACGCGGAGCTCCTCCAGGAGTTCCTGCGCGGGCCGCTGCGCACCTGGCCCCTGGTGATCCTGAGGCACGCCGAGGCCGGTGAGAAACGGCAGTGGCGCGAGCCCGACGAGCTGCGTCCCCTGGACGAGCGGGGCCGCTCGGAGGCGTCCGCCCTGGCCGGGCTCCTGCATTCCTATGGCCCGGCCAGGCTGATCAGCTCGGCGACGGCCCGCTGCCTGGAGACCGTCCTGCCGTATGCGCGGCTGCTGCGCTCACCGGTCGTGACCGACGCCGCGTTCACCCTCGGCGAGACCGGCGCGGACCGTGCCATGGAACGCGCCCTCGACCTCGTCGCGGACGGGACGCCGACCGTCGTGTGCACGCACGGCGAGGTCGTCTCCGACCTCGTCACGGGACTGTGCAAGGAGATGGGGGAGACGGTCCCGGACGACCCCGGCCTGCGCAAGGGCGAGTTCTGGGTCGCCCACATGGACACCTCGGCCGTCGCCGCCCTGGAACGTCACGGCCCGGTCAGAAAGACGGCCCGAGCGTCTGCGACCAGGTGA
- a CDS encoding HAD family hydrolase — MRTLVLWDIDHTLINAGGVSAEIYAAVFTRLIGRPPDLVAPMAGRTDLAITADTLRHHGVDPTPRIMESFTGALADAFTARQAEITTRGRVLPGARALLEVLADRPDVVQSVLTGNMRPIAECKLAALDLATLVDFDAGAYGLDGTERPPLVKLAQQRAAHKYGEEFDAAATVLIGDTPHDVRAGHEGGARVVAVATGATSAADLRLSGAEVVLPDLTDTRAALQALLPHT, encoded by the coding sequence GTGCGCACCCTCGTCCTCTGGGACATCGACCACACGCTCATCAACGCCGGCGGCGTGAGCGCCGAGATCTACGCGGCCGTGTTCACCCGCCTCATCGGCCGCCCGCCCGACCTGGTCGCCCCCATGGCGGGCCGCACCGACCTCGCCATCACCGCCGACACCCTCCGGCACCACGGCGTCGACCCCACGCCCCGCATCATGGAGTCCTTCACGGGGGCGCTGGCCGACGCGTTCACCGCCCGCCAGGCGGAGATCACGACCCGGGGCCGCGTCCTGCCGGGCGCCCGCGCCCTCCTGGAGGTGCTGGCGGACCGTCCGGACGTGGTCCAGTCCGTCCTGACCGGCAACATGCGCCCGATCGCCGAGTGCAAGCTGGCGGCGCTGGACCTGGCCACCCTCGTCGACTTCGACGCCGGCGCCTACGGGCTGGACGGCACCGAACGCCCGCCCCTCGTCAAGCTCGCCCAGCAGCGCGCCGCGCACAAGTACGGCGAGGAGTTCGACGCGGCCGCCACCGTTCTCATCGGCGACACCCCGCACGACGTCCGCGCAGGCCACGAGGGCGGCGCCCGCGTCGTGGCCGTCGCCACCGGCGCCACGTCCGCCGCCGACCTGAGACTCTCCGGCGCCGAGGTGGTCCTCCCCGACCTCACCGACACCCGGGCAGCCCTCCAAGCCCTCCTCCCACATACCTGA
- a CDS encoding PP2C family protein-serine/threonine phosphatase, which yields MPAMHGRGAERLLDVAGSLHLLLVEDDAGDAFLFGELLTEVQPDVRITVASTLAEALAAFRPDVQCVIVDLTLPDAEGLDALRQVLARAPGTAVLVLTGLADAHVGVEAVAAGAQDYLVKQDVDGALLSRAISYAIERKRADESERQLVEARAVSRENARLERGLLPVPILNDRGLRHHTRYRPGRDRALLGGDFHDTVETDDGAVHVVIGDVSGHGADEASLGVRLRMAWRTLVLAGHTGQRLLETLDAVLEHERWSEEIFTTVCMITISPDRRSARLHRAGHPRPLLFGPTGVQAVPDEPRGPALGLMPGMRWPAADIELGDSWGLLLYTDGLIEGYAGDGGERLDLAGLIEMAQAAHGGGRRGDALVDGLIAEAERLNGQALPDDLAVLLLSRGGS from the coding sequence ATGCCCGCGATGCACGGTCGCGGCGCCGAACGGCTCCTGGACGTCGCGGGCTCCCTGCATCTGCTCCTCGTCGAGGACGACGCCGGAGACGCGTTCCTGTTCGGGGAACTGCTGACCGAGGTGCAGCCCGACGTCCGGATCACCGTCGCGAGCACGCTCGCCGAGGCCCTCGCCGCCTTCCGCCCGGACGTGCAGTGCGTCATCGTCGACCTCACGCTGCCGGACGCCGAGGGCCTGGACGCGCTGCGGCAGGTGCTCGCCCGCGCGCCGGGCACGGCCGTCCTGGTGCTGACCGGCCTCGCCGACGCGCACGTCGGCGTGGAGGCGGTCGCCGCCGGGGCGCAGGACTACCTGGTCAAGCAGGACGTGGACGGCGCGCTCCTCAGCCGCGCCATCAGCTACGCGATCGAGCGCAAGCGCGCCGACGAGTCCGAGCGGCAGCTCGTCGAGGCGCGGGCGGTGAGCCGCGAGAACGCGCGGCTGGAGCGGGGGCTGCTGCCCGTCCCGATCCTCAACGACCGGGGGCTGCGGCACCACACCCGCTACCGGCCCGGACGCGACCGCGCGCTGCTCGGCGGCGACTTCCACGACACCGTGGAGACCGACGACGGCGCCGTCCACGTGGTGATCGGCGACGTCAGCGGGCACGGCGCGGACGAGGCGTCCCTCGGGGTGCGGCTGCGCATGGCGTGGCGCACGCTCGTCCTGGCCGGCCACACCGGGCAGCGGCTGCTGGAGACGCTCGACGCCGTCCTGGAGCACGAGCGCTGGAGCGAGGAGATCTTCACCACCGTCTGCATGATCACGATCTCGCCGGACCGGCGCAGCGCGCGGCTGCACCGGGCGGGCCACCCGCGGCCGCTGCTGTTCGGGCCGACCGGCGTCCAGGCCGTGCCGGACGAGCCGCGCGGGCCCGCGCTCGGGCTGATGCCCGGCATGCGGTGGCCCGCCGCCGACATCGAGCTCGGCGACTCGTGGGGGCTGCTCCTCTACACCGACGGGCTGATCGAGGGGTACGCGGGGGACGGCGGGGAGCGGCTCGACCTCGCCGGGCTGATCGAGATGGCGCAGGCGGCGCACGGCGGCGGACGGCGCGGCGACGCCCTGGTGGACGGCCTGATCGCCGAGGCCGAGCGGCTCAACGGCCAGGCCCTCCCCGACGACCTGGCCGTGCTGCTGCTGAGCCGGGGCGGATCGTGA